The following are encoded in a window of Haematobia irritans isolate KBUSLIRL unplaced genomic scaffold, ASM5000362v1 scaffold_16, whole genome shotgun sequence genomic DNA:
- the LOC142242449 gene encoding uncharacterized protein LOC142242449, producing MIYGEGNRREQIGCVGDEPHRILDMGFEPQIRKISLDIRPDKQPVMTSARSPTFYRRLFEQSHTGA from the exons atgatttatggagaaggcaatcgccgtgaacaaattggatgtgttggag atgaacctcatcgtattttggatatgggttttgaacctcagattcggaagatatcattggatatacggcccgataaacaacccgtaatgacaagtgctaggagtccgacattttaccgacggttatttgaacaatcccataccggtgcgtga